A single genomic interval of Granulicella tundricola MP5ACTX9 harbors:
- the pucL gene encoding factor-independent urate hydroxylase, whose translation MAELTDAKFEIVANRYGKSKVRLLKVTRAEGRSDVHEWTVQVLLRGDFETAHTVGDNSKIVTTDTMKNTVYSLARWSSATTMEEFAEELIEHLLRRNEQVSSVRVHIEAALWKRLTVDGKEHPDTFMRGSNEVQTATVEQARAGEKKFIAGFANLQLLKTANSAFSGFQRDELTTLPETRDRVFGTAVDAKWTYSGPVEFAAMRKAAREVMLKVFADHMSESVQHTLYAMADAALEAVAEITEIELAMPNKHCLLVDLSKFGQDNPNQIFVPTDEPHGYIEARVRRK comes from the coding sequence ATGGCTGAGTTGACGGATGCGAAGTTTGAAATTGTGGCGAACCGGTATGGGAAGTCGAAGGTTCGGCTGCTGAAGGTGACACGTGCAGAGGGGCGCAGCGACGTTCATGAGTGGACGGTGCAGGTGCTGCTGCGCGGGGACTTTGAGACGGCGCATACGGTTGGAGATAACTCGAAGATCGTGACGACGGACACGATGAAGAACACGGTGTACTCGCTGGCGCGGTGGTCCTCTGCGACGACGATGGAGGAGTTTGCGGAGGAGCTGATTGAGCATCTGCTGCGGCGCAATGAGCAGGTGAGTTCAGTGCGGGTGCATATTGAGGCTGCGCTGTGGAAGCGGCTGACAGTGGATGGGAAAGAACATCCGGATACGTTCATGCGCGGCAGCAACGAGGTGCAGACAGCAACGGTGGAACAGGCTCGGGCTGGGGAAAAGAAGTTCATTGCGGGCTTTGCGAATCTGCAGTTGCTGAAGACGGCGAACTCGGCGTTCAGCGGCTTTCAGCGGGATGAGTTGACGACGCTGCCGGAGACGCGGGACCGGGTGTTTGGGACGGCGGTGGATGCGAAGTGGACCTACAGCGGTCCGGTGGAGTTTGCTGCAATGCGCAAGGCAGCGCGTGAGGTGATGCTGAAGGTGTTTGCGGACCATATGAGCGAGAGCGTGCAGCATACGCTGTATGCGATGGCGGATGCGGCGCTGGAGGCTGTGGCGGAGATCACGGAGATCGAGCTGGCGATGCCGAACAAGCATTGCCTGCTGGTGGATCTATCGAAGTTTGGGCAGGACAATCCGAACCAGATCTTTGTGCCGACCGATGAGCCGCATGGGTACATCGAAGCCCGGGTACGGCGCAAGTGA
- the allB gene encoding allantoinase AllB has translation MVQAHVSEAIVTAGGIKAGALLVEDGRIVGGCGIDEIPGDVMRVEHGKMALLPGLVDSHVHINEPGRGDWEGFETATQAAAAGGYTTLVDMPLNGLPETTNVPALEAKRAAAEGHCVVDWAAWGGCVADNQGELEGLAAAGVCGFKCFLVYPGCEGFTMVDQAQLEAALPAIARTGLPLLVHAELQGPIDEAAEGLKDKDWRSYSTYLASRPDEAEVAAVRMLIGLCRKYGFRLHIVHLATGLALEMLREAKAEGLPVTVETCPHYLYFSAERVPYGSTVHKCAPPIRSERNRELLWQGLRDGVIDLVATDHSPCPAEMKRMDVGRFDLAWGGIASLSVALPVMFTEAVRRGFGLGDVMRWMGTAPAKLAGLEDRVGSLGAGREATFVVFDMEAEWLIGVNDLYFRHKVSPYLGERVKGRVMETWVRGQRVFEYGAGFAEGRTGRELRLC, from the coding sequence GTCGGAAGCGATTGTGACGGCGGGTGGAATCAAGGCGGGGGCTCTGCTGGTTGAGGATGGACGGATTGTGGGCGGATGCGGGATCGATGAGATTCCGGGAGATGTCATGCGGGTGGAGCATGGCAAGATGGCGCTGCTGCCAGGGCTGGTGGACTCGCATGTGCATATCAATGAGCCGGGGCGTGGGGATTGGGAAGGGTTTGAGACGGCTACGCAGGCGGCGGCGGCGGGTGGGTATACGACGCTGGTCGATATGCCTCTGAATGGGCTGCCGGAGACGACGAACGTTCCGGCGCTGGAGGCGAAGAGAGCTGCGGCTGAGGGTCACTGTGTGGTGGATTGGGCGGCGTGGGGTGGATGTGTTGCGGATAACCAGGGGGAGCTTGAGGGGCTGGCAGCCGCTGGGGTCTGCGGGTTCAAATGCTTTCTGGTTTATCCCGGATGCGAGGGGTTCACGATGGTGGATCAGGCGCAACTGGAGGCCGCGTTGCCGGCGATTGCGAGGACGGGGTTGCCGCTGCTGGTGCATGCGGAGCTGCAGGGGCCGATCGATGAGGCCGCGGAGGGGTTGAAGGATAAAGACTGGCGGAGCTACTCGACTTACCTGGCGAGCCGGCCGGATGAGGCGGAGGTGGCGGCGGTGCGGATGTTGATTGGGCTCTGCAGGAAGTATGGGTTCAGGCTGCATATCGTGCATCTGGCTACTGGGCTGGCGCTGGAGATGCTGCGGGAGGCCAAGGCGGAAGGACTGCCGGTGACGGTCGAGACCTGTCCGCACTATCTGTATTTTTCTGCGGAGCGAGTGCCTTACGGGAGCACGGTGCACAAGTGTGCGCCGCCGATCCGGAGTGAGCGGAACAGGGAGTTACTTTGGCAGGGGTTGCGGGATGGGGTGATCGACTTGGTGGCAACGGATCACTCGCCTTGTCCGGCGGAGATGAAGCGGATGGATGTGGGGCGGTTCGATCTGGCGTGGGGTGGGATTGCAAGCCTGAGCGTGGCGCTGCCGGTGATGTTTACGGAGGCTGTGCGGCGAGGCTTTGGGCTGGGCGACGTGATGCGTTGGATGGGTACGGCTCCGGCGAAGCTGGCGGGGCTGGAGGATCGGGTGGGGTCGCTGGGTGCAGGGCGTGAGGCGACGTTCGTGGTGTTCGACATGGAGGCCGAGTGGTTGATCGGCGTGAACGATCTTTATTTTCGGCACAAGGTTTCGCCTTATCTTGGCGAACGGGTGAAGGGGCGCGTGATGGAGACGTGGGTGCGGGGGCAGAGGGTGTTTGAGTATGGTGCGGGCTTTGCGGAGGGTCGCACAGGACGGGAGTTGCGGCTATGCTGA
- the uraD gene encoding 2-oxo-4-hydroxy-4-carboxy-5-ureidoimidazoline decarboxylase → MLNGPAMNEILARWNEMDEVSAEAEVLPCNGSTAWAQGLAHGRPYADETAVYAASEKVWLGLTQDDWLAAFATHPRIGEKHAAASAKALAWSSSEQREAMAGEAYEAELLAEGNREYEAKFGRTFLICASGRSKREILEMLKARMSSTEEEEMNEAAEQQKQITRLRLQRWLRGE, encoded by the coding sequence ATGCTGAACGGACCTGCGATGAATGAGATTCTGGCGAGATGGAACGAGATGGATGAGGTCTCGGCTGAGGCCGAGGTGCTGCCGTGCAATGGGTCTACGGCGTGGGCCCAGGGGCTGGCGCATGGGCGGCCTTATGCGGACGAGACTGCGGTGTATGCGGCTTCAGAAAAGGTCTGGCTGGGGTTGACGCAGGATGATTGGCTCGCAGCGTTTGCGACGCATCCCCGGATTGGGGAGAAGCATGCGGCGGCCTCAGCGAAGGCTCTTGCATGGTCAAGCTCTGAGCAGCGTGAGGCGATGGCGGGCGAGGCGTATGAGGCTGAGTTACTGGCTGAGGGTAACCGCGAGTACGAGGCCAAGTTCGGGCGAACGTTTTTGATCTGTGCGAGTGGGCGGTCGAAGCGCGAGATTCTTGAAATGCTGAAGGCGCGGATGAGTTCGACGGAAGAGGAAGAGATGAATGAGGCGGCGGAGCAGCAGAAGCAGATTACGCGGCTGCGGCTGCAGCGCTGGCTGAGGGGAGAGTGA
- the allE gene encoding (S)-ureidoglycine aminohydrolase, whose protein sequence is MHKLGETRSKLRQDHLLQTPDTFVRAALPGMQGGVGIVHIAPAAGAGFAQYTAELEAGGQLGNITAQRFFYVLTGAAEIVIDSVTYSLRAGSFAYLPQGQAHDVTASEAARLAVIEKTYVPLEGVESPKAFVGHESELTAMALGGDEDLRVRVMIPDAPWHDFAVNTMTYQPGAALSMVEIHVMEHGLLMLEGGGIYRLGDDWYPVTAGDFIWMAPYCPQWFGALGKVPAKYLIYKDWNRHPLAGGAR, encoded by the coding sequence ATGCATAAGCTGGGCGAGACACGCAGCAAGCTGAGGCAGGACCATCTTTTGCAGACGCCGGATACGTTTGTTCGGGCGGCGCTGCCGGGGATGCAGGGTGGGGTGGGGATCGTGCATATCGCTCCCGCTGCAGGTGCGGGGTTTGCGCAGTACACGGCGGAGCTGGAGGCTGGTGGGCAGCTCGGAAATATCACGGCGCAGCGCTTTTTTTATGTGCTTACCGGGGCCGCGGAGATTGTGATCGATTCGGTTACATACTCTTTGCGCGCTGGGAGCTTCGCTTATCTGCCGCAGGGACAGGCCCATGACGTTACGGCGAGTGAGGCTGCGCGGCTTGCGGTGATCGAGAAGACCTACGTGCCTCTGGAAGGAGTCGAGAGCCCGAAGGCCTTTGTGGGGCATGAGTCTGAGTTGACCGCTATGGCTCTGGGTGGGGATGAGGATCTACGAGTGCGGGTGATGATCCCTGATGCGCCGTGGCATGACTTTGCGGTGAACACGATGACCTATCAGCCGGGTGCGGCTCTCTCCATGGTGGAGATTCATGTGATGGAGCACGGGCTGCTGATGCTGGAGGGTGGCGGGATCTACCGGCTGGGAGATGACTGGTATCCAGTGACAGCCGGTGATTTTATCTGGATGGCTCCGTACTGTCCGCAGTGGTTTGGGGCGCTGGGAAAGGTGCCGGCGAAGTATCTGATCTATAAGGATTGGAATCGGCATCCTCTGGCTGGAGGTGCGCGGTGA
- a CDS encoding allantoate amidohydrolase: MSAAAERVVARCRELALISDVPGETTRTFLSPAMHAANDLVAKWMREAGLAVSMDAVGNLRGVMGSGPRVVMASHLDTVVNAGAFDGPLGVMVAVAAVEELRAVALSFAVEVIAFSEEEGVRFSTPFLGSRAVVETLDEAALGLTDAGGVSVAQAIRGYGLEVERLSEARLAKEAFAYFEVHIEQGPVLEAEGRAVAAVTAIAGQTRLRVRFEGQANHAGTTPMRLRKDALATAAEWIGLVEAEGLKVEGLVATVGAIIAEPGLGNVVPGVVTASLDVRHAVDSVRVTAVAQLLGAADDVAARRGVAMSQVLLLDQAAVGMDTRLTGLVRDAAEACGYGGGALVSGAGHDAMIVAPHVPATMLFVRTPGGVSHHPSESVSVEDVDAALKTTVEFLRRLKPETIERNNA; encoded by the coding sequence GTGAGTGCGGCGGCTGAGCGAGTGGTGGCTCGGTGCCGGGAGCTGGCGCTGATCAGCGATGTGCCTGGCGAGACGACGCGGACGTTTCTTTCTCCGGCGATGCATGCTGCAAACGATCTGGTTGCGAAGTGGATGCGGGAGGCTGGGCTTGCGGTGTCGATGGACGCTGTGGGGAATCTGCGTGGGGTGATGGGGAGCGGGCCGCGGGTGGTGATGGCCTCGCACCTGGATACGGTGGTGAACGCGGGAGCATTCGATGGGCCGCTGGGGGTGATGGTCGCTGTGGCAGCCGTGGAAGAGTTGCGAGCTGTGGCGCTTTCTTTTGCCGTGGAAGTGATTGCTTTTTCGGAGGAAGAAGGGGTTCGATTCAGTACGCCTTTTTTGGGGTCGAGGGCGGTTGTGGAGACGCTGGATGAGGCCGCGCTGGGGCTTACGGACGCTGGCGGCGTGAGTGTGGCTCAGGCGATTCGTGGTTACGGGCTGGAGGTAGAGCGATTGAGTGAGGCTCGGCTGGCGAAGGAGGCGTTCGCTTACTTTGAGGTACATATCGAGCAGGGACCGGTGCTCGAGGCCGAGGGACGTGCGGTGGCTGCGGTGACGGCAATTGCGGGGCAGACTCGGCTGCGAGTGCGGTTTGAGGGGCAGGCGAATCATGCGGGGACTACGCCCATGAGGCTGCGGAAGGATGCGCTGGCGACGGCGGCTGAATGGATCGGGCTGGTGGAGGCTGAGGGCTTGAAGGTGGAGGGTTTGGTGGCTACGGTGGGGGCGATCATCGCGGAGCCTGGGCTGGGGAATGTGGTGCCGGGAGTGGTGACGGCTTCGTTGGATGTGCGTCATGCGGTGGATTCAGTGAGAGTGACGGCGGTAGCTCAGTTGCTTGGCGCGGCTGATGACGTGGCAGCTCGGCGCGGTGTTGCGATGAGCCAGGTGCTGCTGCTGGATCAGGCGGCAGTGGGGATGGATACTCGGCTGACAGGGTTGGTGCGCGATGCGGCAGAGGCTTGTGGGTATGGCGGTGGTGCGCTGGTGAGCGGCGCGGGTCATGATGCAATGATCGTGGCTCCGCATGTGCCGGCGACGATGCTGTTTGTGCGGACGCCGGGTGGGGTGAGTCATCATCCAAGCGAAAGTGTGTCCGTTGAGGATGTGGATGCGGCACTGAAGACTACAGTGGAGTTCCTGCGTAGACTGAAGCCGGAGACGATCGAGAGGAACAATGCATAA
- a CDS encoding NAD-dependent succinate-semialdehyde dehydrogenase encodes MPIQTTNPTNGMVLRSFEPLTQAAISGKLALAQLALREDRGVPLDYRALWMRKLAGILEHETEELATLLTTEMGKTIVSARQEILKCAACCRYYAENAERMLAPETIETGGNESYVRWEPMGVVLAVMPWNFPFWQVFRFLAPALMAGNVGLLKHASNVPQCALAIESLVRRAGFPRGTFQALLIESGQVEAVLGDARVAAVTVTGSEAAGRAIAAQAGWLVKKSVLELGGSDPFIVMPSANMEAAINAGVKARTMNNGQSCIAAKRFVIHEAVYEEFEMLFSAAMETLRVGDPMKEDTEVGPLATEQGLLDIEAQVAAAVKAGGRITTGGERMLGAGNFFEPTVIADLPRAAAVYRDEIFGPVAMLFRAKSLDEAIEIANDTPFGLGASVWTKDADERGRFVAELQCGGVFVNTPVVSDARLPFGGTKRSGYGRELSVAGMREFMNAKTVVIAEAVEPVRRVYEPIAVEKIAEEKISEEKLEQPEIEEPEIEDSVSFRAVPVMVQEKVEEKALFRSFTPEPTEHDFKQMLEKALENKTQQGVLVLMLCALLLLT; translated from the coding sequence ATGCCTATCCAGACGACCAACCCGACGAACGGCATGGTGCTCCGCAGCTTCGAGCCGCTGACGCAGGCTGCCATCTCCGGCAAGCTGGCGCTGGCGCAACTTGCGCTGCGTGAGGATCGCGGAGTTCCGCTGGACTACCGTGCGCTGTGGATGCGGAAGCTCGCAGGGATTCTGGAGCACGAGACAGAAGAGCTTGCGACGCTGCTGACGACAGAGATGGGCAAGACCATCGTGTCCGCGCGGCAGGAGATTCTCAAGTGCGCGGCGTGCTGCCGCTACTATGCCGAGAACGCGGAACGAATGCTGGCACCCGAGACGATTGAGACGGGCGGGAACGAGAGTTATGTCCGCTGGGAGCCAATGGGCGTCGTACTGGCGGTGATGCCGTGGAACTTCCCGTTCTGGCAGGTCTTCCGGTTTCTGGCACCGGCTCTGATGGCCGGGAATGTTGGGTTACTGAAACATGCTTCAAACGTGCCGCAGTGCGCGCTGGCGATCGAGTCGTTGGTGCGGCGCGCGGGGTTTCCGCGGGGCACGTTTCAGGCGTTGCTGATCGAGTCCGGTCAGGTTGAGGCGGTGCTGGGCGATGCTCGCGTGGCTGCTGTGACCGTCACCGGGTCCGAGGCTGCAGGTCGCGCGATTGCGGCGCAGGCAGGTTGGCTGGTCAAGAAGTCTGTGCTGGAGCTGGGCGGGTCTGACCCGTTCATCGTGATGCCGTCCGCAAACATGGAGGCGGCGATCAACGCGGGTGTGAAGGCTCGGACGATGAACAATGGGCAGTCGTGCATTGCTGCCAAGCGTTTTGTGATTCATGAAGCGGTGTACGAGGAATTCGAGATGCTGTTCTCCGCCGCCATGGAGACGCTGCGCGTCGGCGATCCGATGAAGGAAGATACCGAGGTTGGGCCGCTGGCAACCGAGCAGGGGCTGCTGGATATCGAAGCACAGGTTGCGGCGGCAGTGAAGGCCGGAGGCCGCATCACGACAGGCGGCGAACGCATGTTGGGTGCGGGCAATTTCTTTGAGCCCACGGTGATTGCGGATCTGCCACGGGCTGCAGCGGTGTATCGCGACGAGATCTTTGGGCCGGTGGCGATGCTGTTCCGGGCGAAGTCCCTGGATGAGGCGATTGAGATTGCGAACGACACACCGTTTGGGCTGGGGGCTTCCGTCTGGACCAAGGATGCAGACGAGCGCGGACGGTTTGTCGCGGAGCTGCAGTGCGGCGGCGTGTTTGTGAATACGCCGGTAGTCAGCGACGCGCGGCTTCCGTTTGGCGGCACGAAGCGGTCAGGGTATGGGCGTGAACTTTCCGTGGCGGGGATGCGGGAGTTCATGAATGCCAAGACGGTGGTGATCGCGGAGGCAGTTGAGCCTGTGCGCCGGGTGTACGAGCCGATTGCGGTGGAGAAGATTGCCGAAGAGAAGATCAGCGAAGAAAAGCTTGAGCAGCCGGAGATCGAAGAGCCGGAGATTGAGGACTCGGTGAGCTTTCGTGCCGTCCCAGTGATGGTGCAGGAGAAGGTCGAAGAGAAGGCTCTGTTCCGCTCGTTTACGCCTGAACCGACTGAGCATGACTTCAAGCAGATGCTGGAGAAGGCATTGGAGAATAAGACGCAGCAGGGTGTGCTGGTGCTGATGTTGTGTGCACTTCTGCTGCTGACCTGA
- a CDS encoding M20 family metallo-hydrolase: MSAHVDGARVQRELEELARFTHVEPSSEGTAVTRVVFTDDDLAARTWLIGLAEAEGFAVRVDAVGNTFIRLEGADPSLAAVATGSHIDAIPHAGMYDGTVGVIGGLEALRAIKTSGVQPKRAVELILFTSEEPTRFGIGCLGSRLMAGTLSDVKAGGLIDLTAAKGEAAKTLDEVRTAAGFTGALTSTRLLPGHYAEFVELHIEQGPLLERDGQDVGIVTSIAAPASYRFVIEGFGGHAGALLMPDRRDALCAASEVILAVERSALTLGTIDTVATVGTCGVYPGAVNSVPSKVALELDLRDTDPRRRGRVMDAIRSEIAAIETKRGVRITETLVNEDVPAACGERIVGAISGAAVAAGMSSRMMVSRAYHDTLFMAQICPVGMIFIPCRGGVSHRPDEFATVEGISHGTQLLTEVLTVLSSE; encoded by the coding sequence GTGAGCGCGCATGTGGATGGGGCGAGGGTGCAGCGGGAGTTGGAGGAGCTGGCTCGGTTCACGCACGTAGAGCCTTCAAGCGAAGGCACAGCGGTGACTCGGGTAGTGTTTACGGACGATGACCTTGCGGCTCGGACTTGGCTGATTGGGCTGGCTGAGGCTGAGGGGTTTGCGGTTCGGGTGGATGCGGTTGGAAACACGTTCATCAGGCTTGAGGGGGCTGATCCCTCGCTGGCTGCGGTCGCGACGGGATCGCATATCGACGCGATTCCCCATGCAGGAATGTACGACGGGACAGTCGGAGTGATCGGGGGTCTGGAGGCGCTGCGGGCGATCAAGACTTCCGGCGTGCAGCCGAAGCGGGCAGTCGAATTGATCCTCTTTACGTCTGAGGAGCCTACGCGATTTGGGATCGGGTGCCTTGGGTCTCGGCTGATGGCGGGGACGTTGAGTGACGTCAAGGCGGGTGGGCTGATCGATTTGACGGCGGCCAAAGGTGAGGCTGCGAAGACGCTGGATGAGGTGAGGACGGCTGCGGGGTTCACCGGAGCTCTTACTTCTACGCGGCTTTTACCCGGTCACTATGCCGAGTTTGTAGAGTTGCATATCGAGCAGGGGCCACTGCTGGAGCGGGATGGGCAGGATGTTGGGATTGTGACTTCGATTGCCGCGCCTGCGAGCTACCGGTTTGTGATCGAGGGGTTTGGCGGTCATGCGGGTGCGCTGCTGATGCCGGATCGGCGGGACGCACTGTGTGCGGCCTCCGAGGTGATCCTGGCTGTGGAGCGGAGTGCGCTCACCCTGGGGACGATCGATACCGTGGCTACAGTGGGGACGTGTGGGGTGTATCCGGGTGCGGTGAACTCGGTGCCGAGCAAGGTGGCACTGGAACTGGATCTGCGCGATACCGACCCAAGGCGGCGGGGGCGCGTGATGGATGCGATTCGAAGCGAGATCGCGGCGATTGAGACTAAGCGCGGAGTTAGGATCACGGAGACGCTGGTGAATGAGGATGTGCCGGCGGCTTGCGGAGAGCGGATCGTGGGGGCGATTTCAGGGGCAGCGGTCGCGGCTGGGATGTCAAGCCGCATGATGGTAAGCCGGGCTTATCACGACACGCTGTTCATGGCGCAGATCTGTCCGGTGGGCATGATCTTCATTCCGTGCCGGGGTGGGGTGAGTCATCGACCGGACGAGTTTGCGACGGTAGAGGGTATCTCGCACGGTACACAGTTACTTACTGAGGTACTTACGGTGTTGTCTTCGGAGTAA
- the uraH gene encoding hydroxyisourate hydrolase — MGISTHILDTAVGRPASGVAVGLSLLEGEEWRTLRTETTDADGRCKAMLAEGEALTVGVYRLRFATATYYEAQGLSGLYPFVEIAFEVRDAGQHFHIPLLLTANGYTTYRGS; from the coding sequence ATGGGGATCTCGACGCATATTCTGGATACGGCCGTGGGACGGCCTGCGAGTGGAGTGGCGGTGGGCTTGTCGCTCCTTGAGGGTGAAGAATGGCGCACACTGCGGACCGAGACGACGGACGCGGACGGGCGGTGCAAAGCGATGCTGGCGGAGGGTGAGGCGCTGACGGTGGGGGTGTATCGTCTGCGGTTCGCGACGGCGACTTATTATGAGGCACAGGGGTTGAGCGGGCTCTACCCTTTCGTTGAGATTGCTTTTGAGGTACGGGATGCGGGGCAGCACTTCCATATTCCACTGCTGCTGACTGCGAACGGCTATACGACTTATCGAGGTTCCTGA